The Bifidobacterium eulemuris genome includes a window with the following:
- a CDS encoding DUF3043 domain-containing protein, translated as MTWNPFKKEQAQQPVEESAKSDSSKGKGHATPKRKEAQAANLRPLVPVDRKASAKAAKARMREKENAEYEAMQKGDLSRMPRAERLPWRIYIRDYVDARWNIGEFFIPVAFGILILSMILSVFVQNVAISMAMMILMYGYLFAVIIDTWLMWRKLKKKLIAKFGEASVAKGSRSGTYAWSRAIQMRRWRLPKARNKRGEYPED; from the coding sequence ATGACATGGAACCCGTTCAAGAAGGAGCAGGCCCAGCAGCCTGTCGAAGAGTCCGCCAAATCCGATTCCTCCAAAGGCAAAGGACACGCCACCCCCAAGCGCAAGGAGGCGCAGGCGGCCAACCTGCGCCCGCTGGTGCCGGTGGACCGCAAGGCCAGCGCGAAAGCCGCCAAGGCCCGCATGCGCGAAAAGGAGAACGCCGAATACGAGGCGATGCAGAAGGGCGATCTGAGCCGCATGCCCCGAGCCGAGCGTCTGCCGTGGCGCATCTACATCCGCGACTATGTGGACGCCCGCTGGAATATCGGCGAGTTCTTCATCCCGGTCGCCTTCGGCATTCTGATCCTGTCCATGATTCTGTCCGTATTCGTGCAGAACGTCGCCATCTCCATGGCCATGATGATTCTTATGTACGGGTACCTGTTCGCCGTGATCATCGACACCTGGCTGATGTGGCGCAAGCTTAAGAAGAAGCTGATCGCCAAGTTCGGCGAGGCCTCCGTGGCCAAGGGATCGCGCTCCGGCACCTACGCGTGGAGCCGCGCCATCCAGATGCGCCGCTGGCGTCTTCCCAAGGCGCGCAACAAGCGTGGCGAATACCCCGAGGACTGA
- the lpdA gene encoding dihydrolipoyl dehydrogenase, protein MTQQYDVAIVGAGPGGYSTALRAAELGMSVALIEREGTVGGTCLNRGCIPSKALITAMHAMDAARHADVFGVRASVSGIDYNRLREYRLGAVATMTKGLSELLAQRKIDVLYGEAELADTHTIRILITDPADDGTQHVTTVTAEHIVLATGGRPRTLPGEPFRDALIDSTRALELDEFPSRAVIVGAGAIAVEFASLWNAAGCEVTLIIRKGRVLSGWDKRTGMTLTRELKRRGVTVIANASVTGVDTGIKTGATVRYTQAGGEETDVEADVVLAAIGRDPNTDAPWFDALGIARDTHGLLAVDELGRTSVPGVWAVGDITPGHALAHRAFAQGITVAEAIAGLEPRPVDEATVPGIVFSSPEAATVGLTEEQAKERDDLLNVKQTAYPMLGNARMMMSGTGGSMAVVSGERADRPGVPVVLGVHIVAPGASDLIAEAQQLVGARTPLAEAARLIHPHPTFSETLGEALLKADGRPLHTR, encoded by the coding sequence ATGACCCAGCAGTATGACGTGGCGATTGTAGGCGCGGGACCGGGAGGCTACTCGACCGCTTTGCGCGCGGCCGAATTGGGGATGTCCGTCGCCCTGATCGAGCGTGAGGGCACCGTGGGCGGCACCTGTCTGAACCGCGGGTGCATCCCCTCGAAGGCGTTGATCACCGCCATGCACGCCATGGACGCCGCGCGTCATGCCGACGTGTTCGGCGTGCGGGCGAGCGTGTCCGGCATCGACTACAACCGTCTGCGGGAGTATCGCCTCGGCGCCGTCGCCACCATGACCAAAGGCCTGTCCGAACTGCTCGCACAACGCAAAATCGACGTGCTGTACGGCGAGGCGGAACTCGCGGACACGCACACCATCCGCATTCTCATAACCGATCCCGCCGACGACGGGACCCAGCACGTCACGACCGTCACCGCCGAGCATATCGTGCTCGCCACCGGCGGCAGACCCCGAACTTTACCGGGAGAGCCGTTCCGAGACGCGCTGATCGATTCCACGCGGGCGCTGGAGCTGGACGAGTTTCCCTCACGCGCGGTGATCGTCGGCGCGGGCGCCATCGCCGTCGAATTCGCCTCCCTGTGGAACGCAGCGGGATGCGAGGTCACGCTGATCATCCGCAAAGGCCGCGTGCTGTCCGGCTGGGACAAACGCACCGGCATGACCCTCACCCGCGAACTCAAACGCCGGGGCGTCACCGTCATCGCCAACGCCTCCGTCACCGGCGTCGACACCGGCATCAAAACCGGCGCGACCGTGCGTTATACGCAGGCCGGCGGCGAAGAAACCGACGTGGAGGCCGACGTGGTGCTGGCCGCCATTGGCCGCGACCCGAACACCGACGCGCCATGGTTCGACGCGCTGGGCATCGCCCGCGACACGCACGGCCTGCTGGCGGTCGACGAGCTGGGTCGTACCTCGGTTCCGGGAGTGTGGGCGGTGGGAGACATCACCCCCGGGCATGCCCTCGCCCACCGCGCCTTCGCGCAGGGCATCACGGTGGCCGAGGCCATCGCCGGACTTGAGCCCCGCCCCGTGGACGAGGCGACCGTGCCCGGCATCGTATTCTCCTCGCCGGAAGCGGCCACGGTCGGACTGACCGAAGAGCAGGCCAAAGAGCGAGACGATCTGCTCAATGTGAAGCAGACCGCATATCCCATGCTGGGCAACGCGCGCATGATGATGAGCGGAACCGGCGGCTCGATGGCCGTGGTCAGCGGCGAGAGGGCGGACCGTCCGGGCGTGCCCGTGGTGCTCGGCGTGCATATCGTCGCCCCCGGCGCGTCCGACCTGATCGCCGAAGCGCAACAGCTGGTCGGCGCACGCACGCCTCTGGCCGAGGCCGCGCGGCTTATCCACCCCCACCCCACATTCAGCGAGACGCTCGGCGAGGCCCTGCTCAAGGCCGACGGGCGTCCCTTGCACACGCGCTGA
- a CDS encoding DUF4191 domain-containing protein codes for MAQNDAKAEKKPGTIKQIIQIFKYTYAQDKQLPWLLAGVFVAPIVVMVIAGIVFHWSVMSWIFLMITAIMLGLLFATMMLTRRADRVGYRQLEGRPGAAVSVLSNMKKAGFTFPEQPVWIDAKTKDAIWRGTSINGIYLIGEGDYGRVSKAMDRQEHNIKGVTAGSSIPVYRIAVGTGEHQVALKDVRKAVTKKKAYEPTNHKNPVLAKIHPRRRFLLTKTELDTLNDRLRTLQTKGGYGIPKGIDPTHPQRVSRRAMRGR; via the coding sequence ATGGCTCAGAACGACGCTAAGGCCGAGAAGAAGCCCGGCACGATCAAGCAGATCATCCAGATTTTCAAATACACCTACGCGCAGGATAAGCAGTTGCCTTGGCTGCTGGCGGGCGTGTTCGTCGCCCCCATCGTCGTGATGGTGATCGCGGGCATCGTCTTCCACTGGTCGGTGATGAGCTGGATCTTCCTGATGATCACCGCGATCATGCTGGGCCTGCTGTTCGCCACCATGATGCTCACCCGCCGCGCCGACCGCGTCGGATACCGTCAGCTGGAGGGGCGTCCGGGCGCGGCCGTCAGCGTGCTGAGCAATATGAAGAAGGCCGGCTTCACCTTCCCTGAGCAGCCGGTGTGGATCGATGCCAAAACCAAGGACGCGATCTGGCGCGGCACCTCCATCAACGGCATCTATCTGATCGGTGAGGGCGACTACGGCCGCGTCTCCAAAGCGATGGACCGCCAGGAGCACAACATCAAGGGCGTGACCGCCGGCTCATCCATTCCCGTGTACCGCATCGCGGTGGGCACCGGCGAGCATCAGGTGGCGCTGAAGGACGTGCGCAAGGCCGTCACCAAGAAGAAGGCCTACGAGCCGACCAACCATAAGAATCCCGTACTGGCCAAAATCCACCCGCGCCGCCGTTTCCTGCTGACGAAAACCGAGCTCGACACGCTTAACGACCGTCTGCGCACCCTGCAGACCAAGGGCGGATACGGCATTCCCAAGGGCATCGATCCCACGCATCCGCAGCGTGTGAGCCGTCGCGCCATGCGCGGCCGCTGA
- the glnA gene encoding type I glutamate--ammonia ligase, which yields MTELKTKADAEALINQEGVEYVSIRFTDLIGVQQHFNVPASEFLKDAFDEGMPFDGSSVQGFQAINESDMKLIPDIATAFIDPFRKHKTLNVSFSIVDPLTDEPYSRDPRQVAGKAEAYLKSTGIADTASFAPEAEFFIFDKVRFSNDMNRSFYEVDSIEAPWNSGVDTEEDGTPNIGFKNRVKRGYFPVPPIDHNQDLRDDMVANLQKVGLTLERAHHEVAGAGQQEINYRFNSLQHAGDDLMKYKYVIHETAALAGKAATFMPKPMAGDNGTGMHCHQSLWKDGKPLFYDEKGYAGLSDLARWYIGGLIKHSSSVLAFTNPSLNSYHRLVPGFEAPVNLVYSARNRSAAIRIPLAGTSPAAKRIEFRAPDPSCNPFLAFSAQLMAGLDGILNHIEPPEPVDKDLYELPPEEHAGIKQVPSSLAEAMDALEEDHDFLTAGDVFTDDLIETWIGLKRDEIDQSRLSPTPLEYELYFHI from the coding sequence GTGACCGAACTCAAAACCAAGGCCGACGCCGAGGCCCTGATCAACCAGGAAGGCGTGGAGTACGTCTCCATCCGCTTCACCGACCTCATCGGTGTCCAGCAGCACTTCAACGTGCCGGCCAGCGAATTCCTCAAGGACGCCTTCGACGAGGGCATGCCGTTCGATGGCTCCTCCGTGCAGGGCTTCCAGGCCATCAACGAGTCCGACATGAAGCTTATCCCGGATATCGCGACCGCCTTCATCGACCCGTTCCGCAAGCATAAGACGCTGAACGTCTCCTTCTCCATCGTGGATCCGCTGACCGACGAGCCTTACTCCCGCGATCCGCGTCAGGTCGCCGGCAAGGCCGAGGCCTACCTGAAGTCCACCGGCATCGCCGACACCGCCTCCTTCGCCCCCGAGGCCGAGTTCTTCATCTTCGACAAGGTGCGTTTCTCCAACGACATGAACCGCTCCTTCTATGAGGTCGATTCCATCGAGGCCCCGTGGAACTCCGGTGTGGACACCGAAGAGGACGGCACCCCGAACATCGGCTTCAAGAACCGCGTCAAGCGCGGCTACTTCCCCGTCCCGCCGATCGACCACAACCAGGATCTGCGCGACGATATGGTCGCCAACCTGCAGAAGGTCGGTCTGACTCTGGAGCGCGCCCACCACGAGGTCGCCGGCGCCGGCCAGCAGGAGATCAACTACCGCTTCAACTCCCTGCAGCACGCGGGCGACGACCTGATGAAGTACAAGTACGTCATCCACGAGACCGCCGCTCTGGCTGGCAAGGCCGCCACCTTCATGCCCAAGCCCATGGCCGGCGACAACGGCACCGGCATGCACTGCCACCAGTCCCTGTGGAAGGACGGCAAGCCGCTGTTCTACGATGAGAAGGGCTACGCAGGCCTGTCCGATCTGGCCCGCTGGTACATCGGCGGTCTGATCAAGCACTCCTCCTCGGTGCTGGCCTTCACCAACCCGTCGCTGAACTCCTACCACCGTCTGGTGCCGGGCTTCGAAGCGCCCGTCAACCTGGTGTACTCGGCCCGCAACCGTTCCGCCGCCATCCGTATCCCGCTGGCCGGCACCTCCCCCGCCGCCAAGCGCATCGAGTTCCGCGCGCCGGATCCCTCCTGCAACCCGTTCCTGGCCTTCTCCGCCCAGCTCATGGCCGGTCTCGACGGCATCCTCAACCACATCGAGCCGCCGGAGCCGGTCGACAAGGACCTCTACGAGCTGCCGCCGGAAGAGCACGCGGGCATCAAGCAGGTGCCGAGCTCCCTGGCCGAGGCCATGGACGCGCTGGAGGAGGACCACGACTTCCTCACCGCGGGCGACGTCTTCACCGACGACCTGATCGAGACCTGGATCGGCCTCAAGCGCGATGAGATCGACCAGTCCCGCCTGTCGCCCACCCCGCTGGAGTACGAGCTGTACTTCCACATCTAG
- a CDS encoding ATP-binding cassette domain-containing protein — MALSLSHVSFTYEGAPEPLFDDVSATFPRGWSAILGDNGIGKSTLANIAVGRLTPDQGKVSPSPRGLVVGYCPQRTVETPERLEDFAADWSPEAMTVRETLGIDDEWCYRYDTLSGGEAKRVQVACALAAHPDVLVLDEPTNHVDGPTRNSIARVMRTFRGIGIVISHDVALIDATCDRCVCFERRHIRGRNVTQVIIYAGGYSRMIQARRERERSEADALSAARRETARLVDIQTTRHTKVQQVEAAKRQGRRVDPKDHDARAARKLARSTSLDSGVGRAYSQLDGRVAAARAQAENLTTAAKRYDGNIWLDIEPSHRSELVRLESGVIRYGGEPDDAVRNVGPSCGGVGQPVIANARLLVDPDGVWRVAAMDASQMTMAGPQQLASVESHEPDPKDFCGTGELPVGRVAPAEQPQDSHGTGEPVGGVAIPTLSVGPRDHIVIIGPNGLGKSTLMRALVRAVPDDVPCLYIAQKVTQAECDAAVAELARLTAADRTRVLAAFAQLNADPDVLVSGRPLSPGESRKLLLCLGLVRDPQLIIMDEPTNHLDLGSKEALGRVLSGFRGAVIVVSHEAGSHGVWGG; from the coding sequence ATGGCACTTTCGTTATCACATGTCTCTTTTACATATGAAGGCGCTCCCGAACCGTTGTTCGATGACGTCAGCGCGACTTTCCCACGCGGGTGGAGCGCGATATTGGGCGACAACGGCATCGGCAAATCGACTCTGGCGAATATCGCCGTAGGACGATTGACCCCGGACCAAGGCAAGGTCAGCCCGTCGCCGCGCGGATTGGTCGTCGGATATTGCCCGCAGCGCACCGTCGAGACGCCCGAAAGACTGGAGGATTTCGCAGCCGATTGGTCGCCCGAGGCGATGACGGTGCGCGAAACGCTCGGCATCGATGACGAATGGTGTTACCGGTACGACACCCTGTCAGGAGGCGAAGCCAAACGTGTGCAGGTGGCCTGCGCGCTCGCCGCACACCCCGATGTGCTGGTGCTGGACGAACCGACCAACCATGTGGACGGGCCGACCCGGAACTCCATCGCACGCGTCATGCGTACGTTCCGTGGCATCGGCATCGTCATCTCCCACGACGTCGCGCTGATCGACGCGACCTGCGATCGGTGCGTCTGCTTCGAGCGACGGCATATTCGCGGACGCAACGTCACACAGGTCATCATCTACGCCGGAGGATATTCGAGGATGATTCAGGCGCGACGGGAGCGGGAACGGAGCGAGGCGGACGCTCTGTCCGCGGCCCGCCGTGAAACCGCCCGTCTGGTCGATATCCAGACGACGCGTCATACCAAGGTCCAGCAGGTGGAGGCGGCCAAGCGTCAGGGGCGGCGGGTCGATCCCAAAGACCATGACGCGCGCGCCGCCCGCAAACTGGCGCGTTCCACCAGTCTGGACTCCGGCGTGGGGCGCGCCTATTCCCAACTCGATGGGCGCGTCGCCGCGGCCCGCGCTCAAGCGGAGAATCTGACGACCGCGGCGAAACGGTACGACGGAAACATCTGGCTGGATATCGAACCGAGCCACCGCTCCGAACTGGTGCGTCTGGAATCCGGGGTGATCCGTTACGGCGGTGAGCCAGATGATGCCGTGCGGAATGTGGGACCGTCTTGCGGTGGAGTTGGCCAGCCTGTGATTGCGAACGCGAGGTTGCTTGTCGATCCAGATGGCGTTTGGCGGGTTGCGGCGATGGATGCGTCTCAGATGACGATGGCGGGTCCCCAGCAACTGGCCTCAGTTGAATCGCATGAACCAGACCCGAAAGACTTTTGCGGAACCGGTGAACTCCCAGTCGGGCGCGTCGCCCCGGCGGAGCAACCGCAAGACTCCCACGGAACCGGTGAGCCAGTCGGCGGCGTGGCGATTCCGACGTTGAGTGTGGGCCCGCGCGATCATATCGTCATCATCGGTCCCAACGGATTGGGCAAGTCGACGCTGATGCGCGCGTTGGTGCGGGCCGTGCCCGATGACGTGCCGTGCCTTTATATCGCGCAGAAGGTGACGCAAGCCGAGTGCGACGCGGCGGTGGCGGAGTTGGCGCGGCTGACCGCAGCGGATAGGACGCGTGTGCTTGCCGCCTTCGCGCAACTCAACGCCGACCCCGACGTGCTGGTTTCGGGACGGCCCCTGTCGCCGGGGGAGTCGCGCAAACTGCTGTTGTGTCTCGGTTTGGTCCGCGACCCGCAGCTGATCATCATGGATGAGCCGACCAATCATTTGGATTTGGGATCAAAAGAGGCGCTTGGCCGGGTGCTGAGTGGTTTTCGGGGCGCGGTGATTGTGGTGAGCCATGAGGCGGGTTCGCACGGAGTGTGGGGTGGGTGA
- a CDS encoding glycerol dehydrogenase, with protein sequence MRKVLAAPGTYIQHEGALSALANECEGLGASKAYLIVDSFIDGVYRDDIVSSFETAGMPYVYAVFGGECSDEEITKHREALDGSDIVFGIGGGKSIDTAKAVGYYAGGLDVAIVPTAASSDAPCSRLSVIYTPDGQFDHYLPLVSNPTAVIMDVELIAKAPIRLLVSGLGDAFATYYEAAACVRSNATTMVGGHPTHAAFAMAKLCHELVTGEGAKAVAAVRKGARTPAVESVIEANTLLSGLGFESSGLAAAHAIHNGLTALAGTHQYLHGEKVAYGTLAQLVLDNQPLDVLKKEYRFFRTVGLPTTLEGIGIGDATDEDLLKVGELACAPEDTMGNMPFEVTPSDVAAALRAVDELNGIID encoded by the coding sequence ATGAGAAAAGTTCTTGCCGCTCCAGGCACCTATATTCAGCACGAAGGCGCGCTGTCCGCGTTGGCGAACGAATGCGAGGGGCTGGGCGCCTCCAAGGCGTATCTGATCGTCGACTCGTTCATCGACGGCGTGTATCGCGACGATATCGTGTCCAGCTTCGAGACTGCGGGTATGCCGTACGTCTACGCGGTGTTCGGCGGGGAATGCTCCGACGAAGAGATCACCAAACATCGCGAGGCCCTCGACGGCTCGGATATCGTGTTCGGCATCGGCGGAGGCAAAAGCATCGATACCGCCAAAGCGGTCGGCTATTACGCCGGCGGGCTCGACGTGGCCATCGTGCCGACCGCCGCGTCATCCGACGCGCCGTGCTCGCGCCTGTCCGTGATCTACACCCCCGACGGACAGTTCGACCATTATCTGCCGCTGGTCAGCAATCCGACCGCGGTGATCATGGACGTCGAACTCATCGCGAAGGCGCCGATCCGCCTGCTGGTGTCGGGTCTGGGCGACGCGTTCGCCACCTATTATGAGGCCGCGGCCTGCGTGAGGTCGAACGCCACGACCATGGTCGGCGGGCATCCGACGCATGCCGCGTTCGCCATGGCCAAACTGTGCCACGAGCTGGTCACCGGCGAGGGGGCGAAGGCCGTCGCCGCCGTCCGCAAGGGCGCGCGCACCCCGGCCGTGGAAAGCGTGATCGAAGCGAACACCCTGCTGAGCGGACTGGGATTCGAAAGCAGCGGACTTGCCGCCGCGCACGCCATCCATAACGGTCTGACCGCGCTGGCCGGCACCCATCAGTATCTGCACGGCGAAAAGGTGGCGTACGGCACGCTCGCCCAACTGGTGCTGGACAATCAGCCACTGGACGTGCTGAAGAAGGAATACCGCTTCTTCCGCACGGTCGGACTGCCGACCACGCTGGAGGGCATCGGCATCGGCGACGCCACCGACGAGGATCTGCTCAAAGTCGGCGAACTGGCCTGCGCTCCGGAAGACACCATGGGCAATATGCCTTTCGAAGTCACCCCGAGTGACGTCGCCGCCGCCCTGCGCGCCGTCGACGAGCTGAACGGCATTATCGACTAA
- a CDS encoding Mrp/NBP35 family ATP-binding protein: MSDTPDRTDTPDRADESVLSNPTGQDQSDQSATSNQSSQTTQLQAYDVTVRVELTVEGCPLSETITNQINGAVASYPHAALTPHIEVSSMSRDKLADLVAGLKAERKQNPFTKPGVKTRIFAIASGKGGVGKSSVTANLAATFAALGYDTAAIDADIYGFSLPRLFGVRTQPTNLNGMLMPVTAWGVKLISIGMFAGADRAILWRGPRLQRSLEQFLSDVWWGEPDVLLLDLAPGTGDMAISVAQALPNAELVVVTTPQPSASDIAVRSGLVALQVPMRVRGVVENMSFYEHKGERLEIFGAGGGRRVSDQLTEALGYDVPLMAQLPLLPEVRETGEDGRPAVLAEDGSLADTPLARSFRELALGLMDAGSHKA; this comes from the coding sequence CTGTCCGACACCCCCGACCGGACCGACACCCCCGACCGGGCCGACGAATCCGTCCTATCCAACCCGACGGGCCAGGATCAGTCCGACCAGTCCGCGACATCCAACCAGTCCAGCCAAACCACCCAACTCCAGGCATATGACGTGACGGTGCGCGTGGAGCTCACGGTCGAGGGCTGCCCCCTCAGCGAAACCATCACCAACCAGATCAACGGCGCGGTCGCCTCCTATCCGCACGCCGCACTCACCCCGCATATCGAAGTCTCGTCGATGAGCCGCGACAAACTCGCCGATCTGGTCGCCGGACTCAAGGCGGAACGCAAGCAGAACCCCTTCACCAAGCCGGGCGTCAAAACCCGCATCTTCGCCATCGCCTCGGGCAAAGGCGGCGTGGGCAAGTCCTCGGTGACGGCGAATCTGGCCGCCACCTTCGCCGCGTTGGGCTACGACACCGCCGCCATCGACGCGGATATCTACGGGTTCTCCCTGCCGCGACTGTTCGGCGTGCGCACCCAACCCACCAATCTCAACGGCATGCTGATGCCGGTGACCGCATGGGGGGTCAAGCTGATCTCCATCGGCATGTTCGCCGGGGCCGACCGGGCGATTCTGTGGCGCGGGCCGCGACTGCAGCGCTCATTGGAGCAGTTCCTGTCCGACGTGTGGTGGGGCGAGCCCGACGTGCTGCTGCTCGACCTGGCGCCGGGCACGGGCGATATGGCGATTTCCGTGGCGCAGGCGCTGCCGAACGCGGAGCTGGTGGTGGTCACCACGCCGCAGCCCTCCGCCTCCGACATCGCCGTGAGGTCCGGCTTGGTCGCCTTGCAGGTGCCGATGCGCGTGCGTGGCGTGGTGGAGAATATGAGTTTCTACGAGCATAAGGGCGAGCGTCTGGAGATTTTCGGCGCGGGCGGCGGCCGTCGCGTCTCCGACCAGCTGACCGAGGCGCTGGGATATGACGTGCCGCTGATGGCGCAGCTTCCGTTGCTGCCCGAGGTGCGTGAGACCGGTGAGGATGGACGTCCGGCGGTGCTGGCGGAGGATGGTTCGCTGGCTGACACGCCGTTGGCGCGCTCGTTTAGGGAGTTGGCGTTGGGTTTGATGGACGCGGGTTCGCACAAAGCATGA
- the ligA gene encoding NAD-dependent DNA ligase LigA, with protein MTDEQLAWDFDGMRDDAPVTPSSSSISRFEPGSAPWIAALQSDDDDAMLLDRLDVTSMDADDAARLWARVAAWVESDQIAYYIDDAPVSSDAAYDARMRCLERLEASFPALDNPQSPTHRVGGTFSNDFASVRHPSRMMSLDDVFSIEELRDWYESVLRDLDWPEGRPLPMSCEVKIDGLALNLVYRNGVLEQGLTRGDGVTGEDITLNVRTIGTIPANLGGPAEDVPQFVEIRGEVFMRWDDFRALNAEQEEVGRNPFANPRNAAAGSLRQKDPRITATRRLSFYAHGLGRLDWGEGRPDDSHDAVADQSQAYALYSKWGVPVSPHNRSAGSFDEVLAMIDYYGEHRGDIEHALDGIVVKVDDLALQRTLGATSRAPRWAVAYKYPPEEVNTELLDITVQVGRTGRVTPVAILKPVHVAGSTVARTTLHNGYEVARKGVLIGDTVVVRKAGDVIPELVGPVLERRKGREASLREFVMPTHCPSCGTLLAPAKEGDKDIRCPNMESCPAQLTERVISLSMRKAFDIEHLGEQSAIALTNPEENRPESAATYAPDITEILVGPGEEPESYVPPVGLELPAPQTPVLRSEAGLFSLGVDDLRDVRVWREAAIIEVRETTDAKGKRKKLRKRLGGSGLWHQVPAFWTSPAPAGKRKGGGYDVPADAVVVREETKTSRDGTVTRIPVIVKPMENTRKMLDEIDKARHADLWRVLVALSIRRLGPPTARSIASALGSLDAIASASVEELSAIDGIGPEIAQSVVDWFAAAREPGDWRGETLRAWQAAGVGQAVAETSTLEQTLAGLTVVVTGSLEGFSRDSAKEAIISRGGKAAGSVSKKTDYVVVGENAGSKAVKAEELGVPILDEDGFVALLANGPVAQ; from the coding sequence ATGACGGACGAGCAGCTGGCTTGGGATTTCGACGGTATGCGGGATGACGCCCCTGTGACGCCCAGTTCGTCGTCGATCTCCCGTTTCGAGCCGGGGAGCGCGCCCTGGATCGCCGCCCTGCAGTCCGACGATGACGATGCGATGCTCCTCGACCGTTTGGACGTGACATCCATGGACGCCGACGACGCCGCCCGGCTGTGGGCGCGCGTGGCCGCATGGGTGGAATCCGACCAGATCGCCTACTATATCGACGACGCTCCGGTCAGTTCCGACGCCGCCTATGACGCGCGCATGCGCTGCCTGGAACGCTTGGAGGCGTCGTTCCCTGCATTGGACAACCCGCAGTCGCCCACGCACCGCGTCGGCGGCACCTTCTCCAATGATTTCGCGTCGGTGCGACACCCCTCGCGCATGATGAGCCTGGATGACGTGTTCTCCATCGAGGAGCTGCGTGATTGGTACGAATCCGTGCTGCGCGACCTCGATTGGCCCGAAGGCAGGCCGCTGCCGATGAGCTGCGAGGTGAAAATCGACGGCCTGGCCCTGAACCTCGTCTACCGTAACGGCGTGCTCGAGCAGGGACTGACGCGCGGCGACGGCGTCACCGGCGAGGACATCACCCTGAATGTGCGCACCATCGGCACCATTCCGGCGAATCTCGGCGGTCCCGCCGAGGATGTGCCGCAATTCGTGGAGATCCGCGGTGAGGTGTTCATGCGATGGGATGACTTCCGCGCGTTGAACGCCGAACAGGAGGAGGTGGGACGCAACCCCTTCGCCAATCCCCGCAACGCGGCCGCAGGATCCTTGCGCCAGAAGGATCCGCGCATCACCGCCACACGCCGTCTGAGTTTCTACGCGCACGGACTGGGGCGGCTCGACTGGGGTGAGGGACGCCCGGACGATTCGCATGATGCGGTGGCTGACCAGTCGCAGGCCTACGCGCTGTACTCCAAGTGGGGCGTGCCCGTTTCGCCGCACAACCGGTCCGCGGGATCCTTCGACGAGGTGCTGGCGATGATCGACTATTACGGCGAGCATCGCGGCGACATCGAACACGCGCTTGACGGCATCGTCGTCAAAGTGGACGATCTGGCCTTGCAGCGCACGCTGGGCGCGACCTCGCGCGCGCCGCGCTGGGCCGTCGCCTACAAGTATCCGCCCGAAGAGGTGAACACCGAACTGCTCGACATCACCGTGCAGGTCGGGCGCACCGGGCGGGTGACGCCGGTCGCGATCTTGAAGCCCGTGCATGTGGCCGGCTCCACCGTGGCCCGCACCACCCTGCACAATGGCTATGAGGTGGCGCGCAAAGGCGTGCTCATCGGCGACACCGTGGTGGTGCGCAAGGCGGGCGACGTGATCCCCGAACTCGTCGGGCCGGTGTTGGAGCGGCGTAAGGGGCGCGAGGCGTCGTTGCGCGAGTTCGTCATGCCCACGCATTGCCCCTCCTGCGGCACGCTTTTGGCACCGGCCAAGGAGGGCGATAAGGACATCCGATGCCCGAATATGGAAAGCTGCCCCGCGCAGCTGACCGAACGGGTGATTTCGCTGTCGATGCGCAAGGCCTTCGACATCGAGCATCTGGGCGAGCAGAGCGCCATCGCGCTGACCAATCCGGAGGAGAACCGTCCCGAATCGGCCGCCACCTACGCGCCGGACATCACCGAGATTCTGGTCGGGCCGGGCGAGGAGCCGGAGAGCTACGTGCCGCCCGTCGGGTTGGAGCTGCCTGCGCCGCAGACCCCGGTGCTGCGATCGGAGGCGGGATTGTTCTCGCTGGGCGTCGATGATCTGCGCGACGTGCGCGTATGGCGTGAGGCCGCGATCATCGAAGTGCGCGAGACGACGGATGCGAAAGGCAAACGCAAAAAGTTACGCAAACGTCTGGGAGGGTCGGGCCTGTGGCATCAGGTGCCCGCCTTCTGGACTTCGCCGGCGCCGGCGGGCAAGCGCAAGGGGGGCGGTTATGACGTGCCGGCGGACGCGGTGGTGGTGCGTGAGGAGACGAAAACCTCGCGCGACGGCACGGTGACGCGGATTCCGGTGATCGTCAAGCCGATGGAGAACACGCGCAAAATGCTCGACGAGATCGACAAGGCCCGGCATGCCGATCTGTGGCGCGTGCTGGTGGCGCTGTCCATCCGCCGGCTCGGCCCGCCCACGGCCCGCAGCATCGCGTCCGCCTTGGGATCATTGGATGCCATCGCCTCGGCCAGTGTGGAGGAGCTGTCCGCCATCGACGGCATCGGACCGGAGATCGCGCAGTCCGTGGTCGACTGGTTCGCGGCCGCCCGCGAGCCGGGGGATTGGCGTGGCGAGACGTTGCGGGCCTGGCAGGCCGCCGGCGTCGGTCAGGCTGTGGCCGAGACCAGCACGCTGGAACAGACGCTGGCCGGCCTGACCGTGGTGGTGACCGGTTCCTTGGAGGGATTCTCGCGTGATTCCGCCAAAGAGGCGATCATCTCGCGCGGTGGCAAGGCCGCCGGCTCGGTGAGCAAGAAAACCGACTATGTGGTCGTCGGCGAGAACGCGGGGTCCAAGGCCGTCAAAGCCGAGGAGCTCGGTGTTCCGATTCTCGATGAGGACGGGTTTGTGGCGTTGTTGGCGAATGGGCCTGTCGCGCAGTAG